The following are encoded together in the Lysobacter silvisoli genome:
- the mrcB gene encoding penicillin-binding protein 1B produces MARIDYDEDDSSDDLASDGGGTPSWRRRLVTWTLAAIGLGLGFLIPYTLYLNHEVGQRFGQLRWQIPTRVYARPLELTPGLTLDATTLKTELDAAAYRDDGAGARTGTYAREGGRWTISSRGYNDVDGAVPGRRVELVLSGGRVASLRDVASKKPLKVARLDPARIATLYGQKQEERRLVRIEDVPELLVTGLQAVEDRDFNSHFGIDISGMVRALFKTATGTRQGASTLTQQLARSGLLGIGQEQTPTRKAKEILYALLIEARYDKRTILEAYFNQVYLGQRGSQAIHGVAAGAEFWFGRDLRDLSTEQIALLIGIVKGPSYYDPRRNPERALDRRNFVLGEMHETQLIDDAEYQRALKTPLGVTKTPGSTAANRFPAYVDLIRRQLARDYPADALAGAGLSVMSGMAPSAQAQAEGAVTRTLKSLDNKRRPPLNTGLVVTDVHNGEVVAVVGSRDFTQHGFNRAVEAQRPVGSLLKPFVYLLALAQPGKYSLASYVDDSPVTVTLGKGKRWTPGNSDGRSHGTVRLIDALAQSYNQATVRVGMQVAPERLGGLIKTLAGIEATPNPSLILGSVDQSPYAMAQLYQFLASGGEIQPLHAVRGVLDANGRAVNRYDKEPAPAQEGDAIAARLITIALQHAVTSGTGRQLVGDGLGRLSPAGKTGTSNDGRDSWFAGWTGDHLAVIWVGNDQNKETGLYGGTGAMRVWSAIFSRLPSAPLQVGDKGIDWQFVVNQNTTDPGCASARRFAFVAGFAPDYAPCPMPQAEPEEESGGWRDWFGIGKRDDEPEPAESAPQQEQ; encoded by the coding sequence GTGGCCCGAATCGATTACGACGAAGACGACAGTTCCGACGACCTTGCGTCCGACGGCGGCGGCACTCCCAGCTGGCGCCGCCGGCTCGTCACCTGGACCCTGGCGGCGATCGGCCTGGGCCTGGGATTCCTGATCCCGTATACGCTCTACCTCAATCACGAGGTCGGCCAGCGCTTCGGCCAGCTGCGCTGGCAGATCCCGACGCGGGTGTACGCGCGGCCGCTGGAACTGACTCCCGGCTTAACCCTGGACGCGACCACGCTCAAGACCGAGCTCGACGCCGCCGCCTACCGCGACGACGGCGCCGGCGCGCGCACCGGCACCTACGCCCGCGAAGGCGGGCGCTGGACCATCTCCAGCCGCGGCTACAACGACGTCGACGGCGCCGTGCCCGGACGCCGCGTCGAACTGGTGCTGTCCGGCGGCCGCGTGGCCAGCCTGCGCGACGTGGCCAGCAAGAAACCGCTGAAGGTCGCGCGCCTGGATCCGGCGCGCATCGCCACCCTGTACGGCCAGAAGCAGGAAGAGCGCCGGCTGGTGCGGATCGAGGACGTGCCCGAACTGCTGGTCACCGGCCTGCAGGCGGTCGAGGACCGCGACTTCAACAGCCACTTCGGCATCGACATCAGTGGCATGGTGCGCGCGCTGTTCAAGACCGCCACCGGCACCCGCCAGGGCGCCAGCACTCTGACCCAGCAGCTCGCGCGCAGCGGCCTGCTCGGCATCGGCCAGGAGCAGACCCCGACCCGCAAGGCCAAGGAAATCCTGTACGCGCTGCTGATCGAGGCGCGCTACGACAAGCGCACCATCCTGGAGGCCTACTTCAACCAGGTCTATCTGGGTCAGCGCGGTTCGCAGGCGATCCACGGCGTGGCCGCGGGCGCCGAGTTCTGGTTCGGCCGCGACCTGCGCGACCTCAGCACCGAGCAGATCGCGCTGTTGATCGGCATCGTCAAGGGCCCGTCCTACTACGATCCGCGGCGCAATCCCGAGCGCGCGCTGGACCGGCGCAACTTCGTGCTCGGCGAGATGCACGAAACCCAGCTCATCGACGACGCCGAATACCAGCGCGCGCTGAAGACGCCGCTGGGCGTCACCAAGACCCCCGGCAGCACCGCCGCCAACCGGTTCCCGGCCTACGTCGACCTGATCCGCCGCCAGCTCGCGCGCGACTATCCGGCCGACGCGCTGGCCGGCGCCGGCCTGAGCGTGATGAGCGGCATGGCGCCGTCGGCGCAGGCGCAGGCCGAAGGCGCGGTCACGCGCACGCTCAAGAGCCTGGACAACAAGCGCCGCCCGCCGCTCAACACCGGCCTGGTGGTGACCGACGTGCACAACGGCGAAGTGGTGGCCGTGGTCGGCAGCCGCGATTTCACCCAGCACGGCTTCAACCGTGCGGTCGAGGCGCAGCGCCCGGTGGGCTCGCTGCTCAAGCCCTTCGTCTACCTGCTGGCGCTGGCGCAGCCGGGCAAGTATTCGCTGGCCAGCTACGTCGACGACTCCCCGGTCACCGTGACCCTGGGCAAGGGCAAGCGCTGGACCCCGGGCAACTCCGACGGCCGCAGCCACGGTACCGTGCGCCTGATCGACGCGTTGGCGCAGTCCTACAACCAGGCCACCGTGCGCGTGGGCATGCAGGTCGCGCCCGAACGTCTGGGCGGTCTGATCAAGACCCTGGCCGGGATCGAGGCCACGCCCAATCCTTCGCTGATCCTGGGTTCGGTCGATCAGAGCCCGTACGCGATGGCGCAGCTGTACCAGTTCCTGGCCTCCGGCGGCGAGATCCAGCCGCTGCATGCGGTGCGCGGCGTGCTCGACGCCAACGGCCGCGCGGTCAACCGCTACGACAAGGAACCCGCGCCGGCGCAGGAGGGCGATGCGATCGCCGCGCGCCTGATCACCATCGCGCTGCAGCACGCGGTGACCAGCGGCACCGGTCGCCAGCTGGTCGGCGACGGCCTGGGCCGTTTGTCGCCGGCCGGCAAGACCGGCACCAGCAACGACGGCCGCGACAGCTGGTTCGCCGGCTGGACCGGCGACCACCTGGCGGTGATCTGGGTCGGCAACGACCAGAACAAGGAAACCGGCCTGTACGGCGGCACCGGTGCGATGCGGGTGTGGTCGGCGATCTTCTCGCGCCTGCCCAGCGCGCCGCTGCAGGTCGGCGACAAGGGCATCGACTGGCAGTTCGTGG
- a CDS encoding glycosyltransferase: MAMSWTDLRFLLQRGTGLARRGLISLRTRGLGPTWQRMLRQFHRVPEAQRAALWLPAAEPFAPFVLPTSQTPRASVVIPVYNQFAHTLACLRALAARPPQAAFEVIVVDDGSSDATQASLLQVQGLRYHRRAANGGFIAACNDGADLARGEFVVFLNNDTIPQPGWLDTLLATFDEQPGTGLVGAQLVYPDGRLQEAGGIVFDDASGWNYGRFDAPDHPRYAFLRDADYCSGAAIALPTALFRELGRFDARYAPAYYEDTDLAFAVRAAGRRVVYQPQSRVVHCEGITAGTDTGSGVKAYQVRNRGVFADKWRDALSRQWPAATPAERAAFPRGRRSVLIVDALVPQPDRDSGSLRLVNLMRLLLEEGAHVVFVPAYLAHRDASVDAMRRMGVEVWTAPDLGRLPAWLREHGPRFDTVVACRHYVLSELLPLLRKHAPQARVVFDTVDLHYLRERRGAEVAGDAALARVAEATRKLELDVIARSDATLVVSEVERTLLTQDAPQAQVDILSNLHRIAGAGQPYAQRHDLVFVGGFRHPPNVDAVRWFALEVFPLIRAELPELRFHCIGADTPPEIAALASAPGIEIHGHVPDLDPYMDGARIAVAPLRYGAGVKGKVNLSMAHGQPVVATGCAVEGMHLRDGEDALVADTPADFAAAVVRLYRDPALWQRLSENGLHNVQTHFSLDAAREVVRRVLLHGG; the protein is encoded by the coding sequence ATGGCGATGAGCTGGACCGATCTTCGGTTCTTGTTGCAACGGGGGACGGGTCTGGCGCGGCGCGGATTGATCAGCCTGCGCACCCGCGGCCTGGGCCCCACCTGGCAGCGGATGCTGCGCCAGTTCCACCGGGTGCCCGAGGCCCAGCGCGCGGCGCTGTGGCTGCCCGCGGCCGAGCCGTTCGCGCCCTTCGTCCTGCCCACCTCGCAGACCCCGCGTGCCAGCGTGGTGATCCCGGTCTACAACCAGTTCGCCCACACCCTGGCCTGCCTGCGCGCCCTGGCCGCGCGGCCGCCGCAGGCCGCGTTCGAGGTGATCGTGGTCGACGACGGCAGCAGCGACGCCACCCAGGCCTCGCTGCTGCAGGTGCAGGGCCTGCGCTACCACCGCCGCGCCGCCAATGGCGGCTTCATCGCCGCCTGCAACGACGGCGCCGACCTGGCCCGCGGCGAGTTCGTGGTGTTCCTCAACAACGACACCATCCCGCAGCCGGGCTGGCTGGATACCCTGCTGGCGACCTTCGACGAGCAGCCGGGCACCGGCCTGGTCGGCGCCCAGCTGGTCTACCCCGACGGGCGCCTGCAGGAAGCCGGCGGCATCGTCTTCGACGACGCCAGCGGCTGGAACTACGGTCGCTTCGACGCGCCCGACCACCCGCGCTACGCCTTCCTGCGCGACGCCGACTACTGCTCGGGCGCGGCGATCGCGCTGCCGACCGCGCTGTTCCGCGAGCTGGGCCGTTTCGACGCGCGCTACGCGCCGGCCTACTACGAGGACACCGACCTGGCCTTCGCCGTGCGCGCGGCCGGGCGGCGCGTGGTCTACCAGCCGCAGTCGCGGGTGGTGCATTGCGAAGGCATCACCGCCGGCACCGACACCGGTTCCGGGGTCAAGGCCTACCAGGTGCGCAACCGCGGCGTGTTCGCCGACAAGTGGCGCGATGCGCTGTCGCGGCAATGGCCGGCGGCCACGCCGGCCGAACGCGCGGCCTTCCCGCGTGGGCGCCGCAGCGTGCTGATCGTGGACGCCCTGGTGCCGCAGCCCGACCGCGACTCGGGCTCGCTGCGGCTGGTCAACCTGATGCGCCTGCTGCTGGAGGAAGGCGCGCATGTGGTGTTCGTGCCGGCTTATCTGGCCCACCGCGACGCGTCGGTGGACGCGATGCGGCGCATGGGCGTGGAGGTGTGGACGGCACCGGACCTGGGCCGTCTGCCGGCCTGGCTGCGCGAGCACGGCCCGCGCTTCGACACCGTGGTGGCCTGCCGTCATTACGTGCTCAGCGAACTGCTGCCGCTGCTGCGCAAGCATGCGCCGCAGGCGCGCGTGGTGTTCGACACCGTCGACCTGCATTACCTGCGCGAACGCCGCGGCGCCGAAGTCGCCGGCGACGCCGCCCTTGCGCGCGTGGCCGAAGCCACGCGCAAGCTCGAACTGGACGTGATCGCGCGCAGCGACGCCACCCTGGTGGTCAGCGAGGTCGAGCGCACGCTGCTCACGCAGGACGCGCCGCAGGCCCAGGTCGACATTCTCTCCAACCTGCACCGCATCGCCGGTGCCGGGCAGCCGTACGCGCAACGCCACGACCTGGTCTTCGTCGGCGGCTTCCGCCATCCGCCGAACGTGGACGCGGTGCGCTGGTTCGCGCTGGAGGTGTTCCCGCTGATCCGCGCCGAATTGCCGGAACTGCGCTTCCACTGCATCGGCGCCGACACCCCGCCGGAAATCGCCGCCCTGGCGTCGGCGCCGGGCATCGAGATCCACGGCCATGTGCCGGACCTGGACCCGTACATGGACGGCGCGCGCATCGCGGTGGCGCCGCTGCGCTACGGCGCCGGGGTCAAGGGCAAGGTCAACCTGAGCATGGCCCACGGCCAGCCGGTGGTCGCCACCGGCTGCGCGGTCGAGGGCATGCATCTGCGCGACGGCGAAGACGCGCTGGTCGCCGACACGCCGGCCGACTTCGCCGCCGCCGTGGTGCGGCTGTATCGCGATCCGGCGCTGTGGCAACGGCTGTCCGAGAACGGACTGCACAACGTGCAGACGCATTTCTCGCTGGACGCGGCGCGCGAGGTGGTGCGAAGGGTGTTGTTGCACGGGGGATAG